The Setaria viridis chromosome 9, Setaria_viridis_v4.0, whole genome shotgun sequence sequence TTGGATATATCAAGTCAGTGCCTCTAGTGAACCTTCTGTGGCTAGGACATAGTGTTGTACATAGATTTTGATGACATGATCTATTGTTAATTTGTGTCTTCTACCTGGGCAAGTTTTTTCCTTGTTTTCCCAATTTAACCTTACTGTATTCCTGATCATATCATATGGCATAGCAGGGTTTGGTATTGTTAAGGATAATGGTACGATACATGAAAACCCAGTTTCTGCTGAAAATACAAAAGTACCATCTCTTTGGGATGATGGGGATGATATGTCCCCCGTTGCATCTTCTAATGGTCATATCAAGGATGAAAGACGTTACAGTGGTGGTGACCGAGTGGCTGAGAGTGAAATAGGATATGATTTTGGTGATGATTCTGTGAGGAGCCCTGGTAGTGCTGGAAGGAGTGCCTCAGGAAGTCCATTTAAATCTTCCCGCTTTGGGATGCATGACTCATCTCCCAGCAAAAGAGAAAGCTACAGGTACTTGTTTCCACCTTTGGTTTATGCGTGTTATAGATGTTTACCTTGGTGCTTCCTAAGTGTCTCTGAAAAAGATGCTGAAGAGTGTAAATCGTATTTGTATCCCATATGTGAATAACATCAATTATTATTTTGACGCAGTGATCATGGTGGTTCTGAATCTGTTTTTGGAGACAAGTTTGCTGATGAAACTTCCTGGAACTTTGATGATCAAGATACTGACTCTGTTTGGGGTTCTACTGCACTGAACACTGTAAGCTATGCAgtttcttatttctttctttaattttttggTATGTGGGTGCGTGTCTATCCCTTGCCTGTTTCTGATGAACTGTCTTAATACAGGAGACTGACCATCATGGTGGCGCACATAACTCTTTCTTTGGGTCTGAGGCAGGCTCGCCAAGTGGCGCTAGTGTATTTGGAAAGAAGAGAAGTTCGTTCTTTGATGATTCCGTCCCAAGTTCACCTGCATACACATCTGGTTTCTCACCCAAATTCGGTGAAAGCCGTGATGATAGCTCCTCTTATAACTTTGGGAGGTTTGATTCCTTCAGATCCCAAGACACTGGATTCTTCCCGCAGGAAAGTCGTTTTTCCAGGTTTGACTCCATTAGCAGCTCCAAAGGAGAGACTGTGTCAGGATTTGATGCAGGGAATAGCTCGCGGAATTTTGGCCGGTTTGACTCTTTTGATGATGCCGATCCATTCGGTTCGAGTGGACCATTTAAAGCATCTGGAAGCCGGTCTCCCCCTAAGTTCTGATATGCTTTCTGCTCTGATAGGGATTGTGTCTTGTGAGTTGATTTGTCAATACAAAGTTCTGATTCTTTGAGCGAACTCTGACATTTTGATGCCATGGATAGTCATTTTGCTTGGCATTTGTACCATTTACCTTGTGTGCAATTTTCTGGTCCAACTCGCGTACAAAGTGGACAGGTTTGGGTTATATCTTTGTTTTTTGTAATCCTTCTCTTTATCTTGTAAGTTGTAAATTACACCGAGTTTGTCTTTGTTTATATGAATTGGACGACTACTCGTgataacctttttttttattatcttcATTATACTTTTGTATAATACTACTATATGGTATGCCAATGTTGGCTCAAGACCTTGAGTAAATTGGGAAGAGGTTCAACATTCTTTATAATCTCTGACATGCCTTGTTTCTACTCCTGACGCCATTTTAGAATCAGTTACAGTGTGTGACTGTTTCACCTGTAGTCTCCCAGGTGCAATGTAGCTTCTATATTTTATCCTTCTAATTTAGCTCCTGTTATTACTTCAAAAGTGTCAATACTTGCAACCTGCATCTGCACAGAAGTTCAGAGTCATTACTGTTCATCAGGTTGACACGCGCCAGCTTTTTGCCTGAAAGGGAAATCTCTTAATGCTGTATGCCGTGTACTTCAGTTACATCGGCATGCGATTTCTGTCTGTTATAATAAAGCAGGCACCTAGTTCTCTGTTGCTTTAGATAGCATCATCTAAAAACTGGTCACCCAAAGTTTATGTATCAAGCCACGCGACACAGGAAAGAGTGTTTCAGCTATTACAACTTTGTTATAAATAGCAGCAAAATGCACTCCAAACTAGATCCCCGGACATAAATAGTTTGGAGTGCATGTCTTCATGCACTCCAAACTAGATCCCCGGACATGAATGGTAACAGCTTACAACTAACGTTACCGTTACATAGTACCGGCTAATCAAAATGCCGGCAAAAACCAAAAGCTCGCTTCTGACAAAAAAGAATAACTTCCGCAGCGAAACTAAATTATGGAGTAAGTTTGCTCTTTTCCATTATTCAAAAAATTTGCGGTATCGATTTTTCCTAGTATGCAATGGTCTGCTCCATGAGACCTATGCAGCAGCCAACTTTAACTCCTCTTGGTCTTCAAGATTTAGAACATGGAGCAGCTTTGGCCAAGATTCAGGGATCCCTCCAGGCAAGTCAAATTCCAAGAGCTTCCCCTGGTCGCGGTAGAAATCTTCTACAGGTTGAGACTGCAAAGTTCATAAAACCAAATGTTAAGTATGAAGGCATGAATTCAGTTAGATTGAACACGCCTACAAGAGCGATACTATTGTTGAAAAAAGTCAACACAATGCAAAGCATATCTTCCACTTCCAGGAACCAAATGGAACATGCTAAAACATGATATCTTCCAGGAACCAAATGGAACATGCTAAAACATGATATCTTCCAGGAACCAAATGGAACATGCTAAAACATGATATCTTCCAGGAACCAAATGGAACATGCTAAAACATGGAAACACTAAAATCTTCTCTCGTGCAAGCCAACAACTCTACAGATATCTATTATATAGGTTTGAACATCTCTCACGGCAGAATGTTTCAAGTCGTGAAATTTTACACAAACACTGAGATCCAGATATGGAAATACTGAAATACCACAAAACAAAATGACAGCAATCTCAAGGGCATAAACTGCATATAAACCTTGCAGAAAAGTATACTAACCAGAACTGCACACTCAACACTTAATGATAATACAGTGTAAATTTTGTGAATGATATAAGCAAGTACGAACTGAAAAACAGAACCATACCATGTCATTATAGATCCGAAGCCTGTTTCTGACCACCTCTTCCGTATCATCAGCTCGGGTAGTCATCTTCGACATGCAGTTATTTGGGGGTAATAATGGTGCCATGTAGATTGCTGGTAATCCATTTTCACCCTTAACATCAATGCAGGCCACATTGAAGTTCTTTCCACACTGGCTGCAAATCCTTCTGCCAAGGCACTTCTCTACTAAGACATCTTCCCTCAGTTTTAGATTAACCACCATATCGATGTCCGTAACTCCATCAAGGATTTCCTGGAAGGGGAGAGGGAATAGTTCAGACAACTGTGATGAACTGCATGTATGAACAAGTCTCTGACTATGGCATTTTATCTTGTAAGGCCTGCTAATGACACATTCTACCAGTATCAATGAGTTCAAATAGAATTATAGCAACAATGGCTGCAAAGTGTTTAAATTTGTATCAGAAAGTACTCCATTCATTTTCAGTAGGCATAGCCGCATAGGATTTTAAAAAGTCAAAGTTCATAAATTTTGACCAACAACTAGTCAAAGATATATGCGCTCAGTGTACAAAAGTTACATGAACAACACACTACTAAAAAATGAACAGAGGAAATAAGACTAACAGTTCTCAAGAGCTGACATACAGTCACAAACATTGTACTTGAAAAAACTAAGCACAGTAGTCATGCAATCATGCCTCTAGATATATTACTACAGATATAGAGAAGCAGCAAATTTTTTCGACAAAAAGAATGCAGACTATCACAGTGCCACACTGGTTGAGTGAGAGCAGAAACGTTTGACCTATCTGGATGGTATTGTATTGCATTATTAACAGCACTACCAAGCAGCAGGAAATATTAAGCATTCAAGAGCACTACCAAGCAGCAGAAAATATTAAGCATTCAAAGAGTGATAAGATCAATGAGTTCAATGATTACTGAAAGGAACATACCAGAAAAAGTGGCTCAACGGAAGCAGAGAAATTTTATGGGTGTGATCTAATCTAAGGGCCATAGGCCAGATCACGTGCAGCAGATAGGATTGTTGAATTGTTGCGGACTTGCGGTCATATGGATAATATTAGTTAGTTGATTAGATTGGTTTTTACTAGATGGATTTGTTAGGAGTAGATTAGATCTCTTCTTAGCAATCAAGTAAACCTCTCTACACAACGAGAGAGGTGTCAATCGCAGGAAAGCAAGAAACAATCAATCCAGTTGCCCTCCTGTGTTCATCCCTCTCGTCTATGATCTAGACACTCTCATCCCTAACCAATTCCACCTGGCCATCCTCCTGGTGGGATTTAACCTTGTCACGGACAATGGCCATGACAAGAAACATGAACTATTTTGTACTGCATCATATTAGTTGCATAACCAAGCAGCAGGAAAACATTGAGCACTCAAGAGTCAAGAGTGATCAGAACAATTGAGTTCAATAGTTACTAAAAGGAACAAATAAGAAGCAATTGCTCATGGCATGTAAAAGATTCGCACCGCTTGTTTTACTGTTCGTGGAaaaccatcaagaataaatcCTGATTCTCCTTGGTCTTCTCCTTTCTTGAGCCTTTTGGACAATAGATTGAAGATAATCTCATCAGAAACCAATTTCCCCTGATTAACAATTTCAGCAAGCTGCAGGAGAAAAGCTGACCACATTACTTCCAAagcgaaaaaaataaaaggataatCAGATAACAACCCATACATGCTTGCAATCAGTGACATATGAATTTACCAATATATGGTAAGTAGTGAATGGAGAATCACTAGGGTGAGTATTTACAATCAAGTAGTTAACATGAATTGAACACAGCAAAATTAGAGTAAAAAGTAGCCACACACTTCCAGCTGAACTGCAACTTAAAGTATTAGGGCAAGTTTCTTTTCTGAATTGCTATAGCTCTCCAATTAGAACACAGAAACGAATAGACAATGTGTAACATTAGCACATATCACTAAATATTATTGCACCAGCCACCAGGGAAGCAACAACAAACCCCTAACAGCTCTATCTAGACTAGTTTTGTGCGTAAGTTGTTTGATGTCCCAGCTCAAAATAAAGGCTCAGATACAGCAACAATATTGAGCTCAAGACTGTTCATGTAAGCCTCAATTAGCAATCACTAGGCAAGACAAATTCCAGCAGTGCTGTTCAGATCCAACACCAATTTCACTCCCTCTCGATCTGGAAACCATTTGTACCCAAAAGGTTAAGAGTAAGGCCACTTCGCGACAATTGTGCTGCTGATCCGCACTACGGAGCCCAAAGGAAACCACAATCTCCAATTATATAAGCTCAAGCCTGTCGCTGATCCACTCGACTAAAGCGAAATCCAGATCAGCGCAGCGCAAAACAGGCCGATCTGGACTCTCGAGAGACGGAGAGGAGGCTCAGTCTCACCTGCGCAGCAAGGGGCCCGGTGGAGGCGAGCTCGTCACGAACAAGGTCCCCGGTTGCGATGTGGGGCACGCCGAGGAGGCGCGAGAGGCGGCTCGCGTAGGTGCCCTTGCCCACGCCGGGGCAGCCCAGGAACACCCACTGCACgttcctctccgccgccgggagcCCCCTCATCCTCTCCGCCGCGAACGGGAACCccttctgcgccgccgccgcggaaggCGCCTGCTCCTGCGCCAGCGACGCCATGCGCCTCctggccaccgccgtcgccgcgccaccGGAGGCGGCTGCCCGGAGGAGCCTCTGCACGGCCGCCATGGGATCGAGCGGAGCGAGGCGCGGGGGCGGAGGGCGGGGGTTTAGGGTTCGGCCCTGACCGTTTCGGCCGCGTATTTGTACGCGCGGCAGAGATGCGacgggaggagagggggaggagggagccTTGGAGAAGAAGGTGGGCGGGCTCGCGGCGGGAGGCGTGGAACGTGTCTACGCTGAGACGGTGGATCGGTCGGTCCCACTCGACGGTAGCGACGATGCGGCGGGCGAAGCTGGCGCGTGGGTGGGACGGGTCCATGGCGCGTTGGTGGCCGCATGCCAGCCGGTCCGCGCGACCGCGCTGCACGTCAGGCCAATGTACTGGTGTCATCTAATAGACGATCTCATGCATTAACATGTAATCTTGACACGATTCAACAGGTAACATGTATAATGGGTTAtcttataagttgtctggtagtggtatataattcctcaatttgtgcataagaaaaataaaatattatgagttgcatggcaacaataactcgtataatggttgttaagttgtctcgtagtcctacaatttagctcatgaggtggttgtttcgcgaagcaacgacctctttctctctcctcgctctctctcctccacatcatcaaaaatcctacgtggcactgcatgagacaacctatgagaccgctaacgtgtagcaatgtacttgccctcaGGTTCTTCACTCTTCACACGCCAGTGGGCCTTTGCTTCGCAAATCGCATCTTGCGGTTGCGCCGACTGCCGAAGCGAGCCTGGGGAATATTCTTCTCACGGGTCCATTTCAATTTTCGCGCCATGGTTTATATTAGGAAAAAATCATCTCGACGTCTCTCAACTATTACTCAACTTCTAAACTCCTTTGTTTTTTCCCTCGCTCGTTTTGATGGTGGTATTACATGACGCGGTAGTAGGCTCatggctttcttcttcctctctcttcctcctccctcccttttctTCCTTGTGCCTTTCTTCATGAGTGGCTCGCTCACTCGAGGTCTCCGCTCAAACCGGTTGTCGCAATGCTCGTGTCTGCGTTGGTTGCCGGATCTGGCCTCAAGCCGGTTGCGCCGGTGGCCACGTAACTGCCAGGGCCTGGCCGTCCCAACCTCCTCACACCCTAGGCCACCACCAAGGTCAGATGAGCTCGGATCTGACTTGTGCCACTCAAGAGGGGGAAGGAAGAGAATGATGAAGGCCTAGCCACTAGGGCCACGTAGCCATCGGGGTCCGGCCGTCCTCCTCACAGCTTCATATTCAGTCCGCGCAGGGTAGCCACAACTCGATCTAAGGGTCGATGCTACTCGATGCCGTGGCGATCGGTTTTGTGAATAGCTCGGAGGCGTCAAGGAGGAGCGATCGAGGATCCCCGACGTACGACGTT is a genomic window containing:
- the LOC117836357 gene encoding probable adenylate kinase 1, chloroplastic, with product MAAVQRLLRAAASGGAATAVARRRMASLAQEQAPSAAAAQKGFPFAAERMRGLPAAERNVQWVFLGCPGVGKGTYASRLSRLLGVPHIATGDLVRDELASTGPLAAQLAEIVNQGKLVSDEIIFNLLSKRLKKGEDQGESGFILDGFPRTVKQAEILDGVTDIDMVVNLKLREDVLVEKCLGRRICSQCGKNFNVACIDVKGENGLPAIYMAPLLPPNNCMSKMTTRADDTEEVVRNRLRIYNDMSQPVEDFYRDQGKLLEFDLPGGIPESWPKLLHVLNLEDQEELKLAAA